ATCCCGGACGGTAGCTCTGACATGGTACCGTCTTTCTAGAAGTCTCATTACAAGCCAGGACCCGATGTACCCTGATGCTCCGGTCACACACACTGTCCTCTTTCCCTCCATCCTTATTACAGAAATCTGTTGTTAGCTAGTATAATAGCTTTTAACAATAATTTTGTACAATTATGTGTATTAATAACAAACTGTTTGGTTGTAGTATAATAGATAAGGGGAACATAGCTGATATCAAGACatttaaaatatttctttttctATGCCAGTTCCAAATTTGATTAGGTAGACTGCACCATCAAAGCGCCCTATCAGGTTTATCTGGTGTTGATTACCGAAAGAAAGAAGTTTGGCGCTGATGCAGATGGTACATTAGGCAGTCAAGAAATCAACAGTTTTTCCATTTGTTTGATTCTGCCACTTACCAGTAATTTTATCATCTTTAATGTCTTTATTTTGCGATTCAGTCTGAGATTTTTGTAGTAAATGATCTTTGAAACAAATTTAGTCCATTTTTGCTGAGACATTGAACCAGGTCCCATTACATTACAGATAAACCAGGTCCCATTACATTACAGAGAAGCAAAATCACTAGTTTTTATACAGCAGCAACCAGGATGACACTGTTTAGCGCAAAACTAATGCAATCAAAGAATCTTCTATCAATATGGTGTACTACAACAAACTCAACTCTAACGATATGACTTTGGTCTGTTTGAAGAATTTTATGTAGGACTGGAGGAGGCTGAGTGATCTAGGCAATTTGGTTTGCTACAAGTCAAAATATTAGTGCCTTGTTTGAGTTACGAAAACTAAAATGATGGAATACCTAACCAAAAACCATGGTTCAGCTTACCCAAACCTGCTCAACTATTATGTTCCTTACAGATTTATTGAAATGACAAATGGATTCCCAGGAATATGTACTAATCCAGGCACTACTCATATTTTTATTGGAGAGTGTTCTGATATAACTTTAATTTAGTATACAGAAAATTCAACATGCCTGCTTATAATTATTGCCGATTTATTGTTTACAGGGCAGCTATGCCCCCTGTAATAGCACCCGGTACGTAAAATCCCACTGTTACTgctaatcaaaataattttaatgcaAACATAATCCAGTAAGAAATCATTAGATCAGAGTCTAAAGTCATGTAATGGCACCCGCATGAACGCATAAACTTTAAGCATTACGCGTGGTTGCTGCCCACCATTTCTCAACAAACACTGGGGGATAGGCCATTCAGGGAAGGTTCATCTCTCTGGCTCCTTGTTTTGAATATACATTTAGTTACAGTAACTAACAAAATAAAGGAACATACACTTCACTTTTCAAGCTGTACATTATTTGTTTCCTTTAGCAAGACTTCTCTCCGGTCCTATCCAGGTGGCTATATCTAAGATGCTTCCTTTTGTCGCATGGTCAACAATGAATCCCACCTACAAATAGCAAACTCTTCTCATTCATAACCATCACAAACATATACACAAAAACCTGTCATCTCGAAACACTTCTTAAACATGTCTTTATTCTTATACCGCAGTAATTCTCAGTCTAATTTAGCAATTATCTCTTTGCTTCTGCTCATTTCCATGCACATGGCCACCCAAGCACCCCTAGCAGCTGCCAATTTCTACCAAAACGCAGACATTACATGGGGTGATCAGCGTGCTAAGATACTGAATGGTGGTCGAGACCTCACTTTGTCATTGGACGAAGCTTCCGGTTCAGGCTTCCAGTCCAAGCATGAGTATTTGTTTGGACGATTTGACATGCAACTCAAGCTTGTCCCTGGCAACTCAGCTGGAACTGTTACTACTTTTTATGTTAGTTCTCCCATTACATTCACATGACACCTTACTTTATATGCTCACACGCAAGAGCATAGCTTTGCAAATAACAACTGTGAAATATTAAtgctaaattatttatttatttaactttaCAGTTATCATCTCAAGGCGCGGGACATGATGAGATCGACTTTGAGTTCCTTGGGAACTCTTCAGGGAGTCCATATACAATCCACACAAATGTATATGCTCAAGGCAAAGGTGACAAAGAACAACAATTCCAGCTATGGTTTGATCCTACTTCATCCTTTCACACATACTCCATTGTTTGGAACCCCCAAAAAATCATGTTAGTAACTTGTGTCATTTTTTCCGCTAATTAACCAATTAGTTATCTACTTATCTTCCGATTCCATGTACTAACATCAATATTTTCCTAATTATTGGATCAGCTTCTTGGTTGATAACAACCCAATCAGAGTGTTCAACAATTACGAATCCATCGGAGTACCATTCCCGAAGAGTCAGCACATGAGGGTCTATGCCAGCCTCTGGAATGCTGATGACTGGGCAACACAAGGTGGTCGCCTCAAGACGGACTGGACTAAAGCTCCTTTCACAGCCAACTACAGAAACTTCAACATAGATGGTTGTGCCAAGTCATCCACAGCATCATCTTGCCAATCTTTATCAAAATCAACAGCTTCATCAAACGAGGGATGGAGAACACAGGGGCTTAATGCAGCAGGAAGAAATAGACTAAGGTGGGTGCAAGCAAAACACATGGTGTATAACTACTGCTCTGACAAACAGAGGTTTGCTAGTGCTATTCCAGCAGAGTGTAAGCGTTCGAGATTTCTCTAAAATCGGTGATTTCTATGATGATGGACGGAAACCAGAATTGTAACattctttcttcttttttcaTTCTTTATTATTTCTACCAGATTATGCATCGTATAGTCGAACACAATGAATGAGCTTTTTTCAAGATTTACCTAAATTACATTGTTGCCTGAAAATTAATACTCTTGGCTGGTCCCCCAGACAACTCCTGACAAAATACAAAATCAGGAAAaacggattttctttatttaaaCCACCAAATACCCAGAAATTTAGATTATAAGACTTTAGAGTAACAATAGAGTTTGACAGATTAGGTACCAACAAATGTTACACTGGTGTATGATTCTTTTACGAGTAATTTGCAAGTTGTGTATCTGAATTTCCCCATTCGTGCATTTTGTGTACCTAAAATTTCATATTTAGCAAAAAGCATGCTGAAATTTACATGATCTAGCAAAATGCATACTTCCCTTAACATCATTTAACACAGTAAGGGTATATAAGTAATTTGAATAAtatgtactccctccgtccctcccaaatgtttacatttgggtgggcgctgagtttaagaaaaatgataaattagTGGAGAAAAGTTGAAAAAGTGAGTAAAATAGTGGGACGGATTAATATCATATGTATAAAGTGAGTATAGTGGAggaaagtagtggatgtagttaatttaaaaattataaaaattttattattttttaaaaattttgaaatataaacaATTGGAAGGGTACATCcaaaggaaagtgtaaacaaatggaaTGGACGGAGAGAGTATGTGTTTCAGGGAGTTTCATTTGCAGCCTCCCTGCCTTTAAAGAAAGAGTAATGCTAGAAGTAAAAAAAAAGTTACAAAATATTGTCACAAAATgacatggcatgggtgatgtgaCACAATGAAAAAATTTAATTGGTCTTATTAATGTAACTGCAGGGTCTATTTATATTTAGCCAACCAACATGTGACATGTGACATTTGTAACTATTTTAGTAACTAATTTTGTACCTTTAACATTTTTCTTaaagaaaaataataatttgagcagtgtaagataattattaaaattagtAATTTACATAATGATCACATCAACATTCATGTAATTTAAGTTTTAGTAAATAATTTTATAATGGAagattttatttttaattttgttaattAAAAGACATATATGTGTCGCAATTAAGATAATTActgtaaaatataaattttaataaaaaataaattataaaaaccCGAGTCTTGTAACACTACAAAATGGCATAAGATTTTAGTTTTTTCAAACTCGCATATTCAGTTCTAATTTTTTACCAGAATTAAGAATTTGCAATTCAATGTAACTAATACGACAAAAATACAGTCTAAAACAATTTTAACTATTTTTAGGAGAACGTAAAAAAAGTATATCTCTTATTACTTACTTTTCATTGCAAATGgtattttgtaaatatttttagaaattggtaaaattatatataaaaaaattcttTAAAAAGTATTCCCTCCCTTCCGTTTAATTCTTTATCGCTCCAATTTTTTACATTGGCGGACCACGCACTTTATCGCTCTTATAAGATATAGCtgttaaatatattttttatttttttcttctaaattaaaataaaaatttaaatttaataccaaaaaaaattttaaaaataaattattactTTATATTAGCATTAGAATACATAttaaatatgaaaaaatatatataaagaAATAAAAAAGATGGGAgtaatatttttgaaattttttcatTAATCTATTGTTTTTCCATAAATTATTACTTTATATTAgcattaaaatatatattaaatatgaaaaaatatatataaagaAATAAAAAAGATGGGAGtaatatttttggaaaattttcaTTAATCTATTGTTTTTTCCTAAAACAATTTCGCAcatattttttttttttgtttttttatcgtagtaacccgcagccgctacccttcggatGCACACTGTAAACCCCacggctcacgcaatagcctgcaaatcacgtgaaacAAGGTAAAACACGTGAATCAAGATAAATTGCATTTAAACGATATAGTCTGACTCAGGAgccataatcataaattctcctcccgtggaaTTCGAACATATAatatcccctctttaaccaactaaAACAACTCTTGCGGGCAATTACGCACATGTTATGGCATGGAAACTTTGAGaagatttaaaaatatatataaaaaaacgaATAGACAATAGctttatatgaataaaatttCAAAGTTAACTTTGTAGTATTGCTTTAAGGGAGTAAAATTTTTGATGGGCGGAACACCATAAAAATTTGTTTTACGCGTGAAAATTCTTGTAATAGTAAAAAAAGGTTAAATAAATCAAACCAAAAGTTTTTTTTTACATTAGTACAACTAAAAGTTCTATCCCAAAAATTTCATTAACGATCATTTTTGACAATATTGATAACTGGTCCTAAATTATATATCTAAATTATGTTTTACTAGTATTTTAATCTATATTCAACACATGacttttataaatttattatagAATTTATTTATGACTAaaagttttgatttttttaaatgaAGCTATGTATTTAATTAAGTATCTTATATTACACGAATATTGAAGTGAATATGAATATTTTTTTGTtgaaaaaattaattttatatatttattttttgtaCTTTTTCGTTtctatttatattatttaataataatcttaattaaaatgtaaatatatataagcattatttttttaaaagaaataaaaataaaaggtCAAACATGTTTCAATGTAAAATTTAGAATGACAAATTGCAATGATGAATTTCATAAatgttaattttaataaaaaaattaaatgtCGTTAATTGACAAAAATATGAATAACGAGGTATTAATATAATAAAAACACGTGAATATGCTGCAAGACTGTAACTACTAAAGTACCCCTGCCTGCTGATATCAATTCACAAAGCAAACTAACGACGTTAATTTTAAAGTAACGGAAGTATGTTTTTTGCTAGACTTTGCAAACATTAGCATGCTTTTTGCTAGATACTAAAATTCACGTACACAAAGTGTAGATATCCGAAAATTCAGGTACACAGATTGCAAATTACTCTTCTTTTTCCACATAATGAAATTTTGTTTGttttcaaaaaataaataaatcatcaTATGCTTTTAATATAAAATGTTACAAAATCACGTTTGTTATGAGTAAAAAGTTGGGGTGTATTTAAGGCTGTATTTAAGATTAGGGTTCGTGatctaaatattttatttgattgctctcgtatttcgtgactcaatctgtctTCACAGGATGTATACCTACCTTActgtatgccaaggatcaagtcaaaaaaataATTCTAATTTGCACGGTGAGGCCCTTATATAGGCATGAGATTGCTTGAATTGGATTAGGATTAATAGACTTGGTGGGCAAGTGTCAGATTTAGAATGAATTTTGGAGTCCTAGAATGCAGGAAATTGATTTCTTATCCTATGAGATTTCTCGGAGATCATCTTTCAAGAAATTTGAACTCTATTTGTCGGCTGATTTTACGcatatttattaattacgaaataattaatattcagggttttgggcctctTTAAATAGGCTTTATTTACATATCAAATCAgatataattaatgcgatattaattatgCAATTAGGGTTTATtatattccctatcatttgcccccaaacTTCTAGGAAACCGTGCAAGATTTCATAGAAGTTAAGCTCTTTTATCCCCTTGCAGGAAATCGTTTTTaacgtaaagtgtggagcgacctacacatttaaaATGATTTGTCTTATCCGAGGCCTCAGgatattttctggaattttcataTTTGTTCATACtcattttcttaccttattcctCCTacttttaggaattttctggtattcaCATGTATTTTTTACTTACTTTTTATTTTTTCCTGATATTTTAggaaatttttgaaatttttccttaattttcagaaaatattttccAGAAATTATGATATTCTGAAATTTTTCGAAAAATTcctcgaccaggatcctggtcgaattatgcCCCTTTCTTTCCACCTCGTGAGATTTTCGGTTAGGAtggatttcgatcaggatcctgaccaaatttcggtcaggattttccTTGGTCTTAATTCAAGACCGAATTATACACCACTTATACCTGGCCGTGAGTTTTTCGACCAGCAGGACTTTCGACCAGGATTTTGGTTAGGATTCGGTCAGgatctttcctttgacttgttttttgaccgaattaaacTCCAGTTATTCCTGATCGTGGATTTTCGACCAAGATATttttcgatcagaatcctgacgGAATTTTGGTCAGGATCTACCCTTTGACACAATTCTTGACCAAATTAAGCTCCAATTATTCCTGGTTCTGGGTTTTTCAACCAGAACATCTTTCGAACAGGAAATTGGTTGAATTCGATCAGGATTCATTTGACCAGAACTGTAATCAAAATTCAAGTATCTTGTTCAAATCGGGATTTGTTAAAACAAATTCTGAACCAATTGGGCTCTTTTGTGGGACTCTTAATTGGGCCTATTAGTTTTTGTTAAGCTTGGCCTCTTTGCTTAGAAATTTCTAGATTATTGGGCCATAAACTAggtgttgtgaatatgttgtgaacttgatgatttcattaacaaaacatcttagGAGGTTTAACTTAGtggaaaatgtagcactcgacggataaggaatatagtcccgacggatgactcaatatagtcccgacggatgatgatttattatccatcgagtgagtagtttatgtaacaataagtcatgtagcatatttctgcaaacacctctgtttagattctgtagtagcatataagtcatgttgactttaataagatatgcataataggttgattaattgtaaatagatgatgtcttgtaattctgcataaatgaaatgaagtcaagtgccaaaaagctactcaacggatgatcaacaatgctactcgacggatgatcaacaaggcaacccggcggatgatcatgtacccgacggataatcaattcaaacatctgttgacagtgacaacacagtcacatgcgtcgagtgtatgcaaaaggaatgtggaagcctattcaactgggtttttgagaacaaagaagcattaccatttccatgctattatgaagatattcaaagatgttggaatagagtaatgaagtagcatagtattagacttgataggttttgttttattatcttgtcttattaccgTGTAATATTGGttatatataaatcaagagtagCAATTACAACAACGAAAAGACTCAACAagtaaattctcagagaaacatttgtaagctgtattcttagcatttctctgtaagtttagttgttctcatttgtaagcagctgtgagctactcaagcttcacagagttctctcgatatatttatatatctttggtggatactttctaatccaccagaaagttttaaagacttgtgtttttattactttatgttttgatttatatttaacttgtcattccgcactttgcaaatcaaaacactgacatatatatatatatatatattaagttagaacatttttatatttctgaaaaaggttcaagaatttcattcaacccccttctgtaattcttattgcattgttagggactaacaattggtatcagagtaagctcttaaagaacaaagaatttaaagatcacaacaaacagcaagatgaacaagaaggattttggagtcaagattccttttccaggacaaagacaattaccatcactggaaggtaaagatgcatcttcatttactttctcaagatgagacCTATGTAGATTGCAcagagagaggtcctcatgtaccaatgagagctgtaactggaaatgagccatcagttcccaagccaaggcatgaatggtcagatcctgatattgaacaagtcaggaaggataagaaggccatgaatattctgtttaatggagttgatggtgacatgtttgacaacatcatcaattgcaaaactgccaaggaagtttgggatataatacagatcatttgtgatggcactgaacaagttagagaaaacaagatgcagctactaattcagcaatatgagcatttccactttaaAGAAGGTGAatctctcactgatatctttagtagatttcaaaagctactaaatactctaaagctgcatggaagagtttaccaaaccaaagactctaatctcaaatttctgagatccctaccaaaagaatggaaaccaatgacagtctccttgagaaactcacaagaatacaaggagtttacactagagagactgtatggcattctaaagacttatgagtttgaaatagagcaagatgaaagaatggagaaagggagaaagaaaggagggtccattgcgctggttgctgagttagagaaagagaaagaattgaagatagaagctattgagtctactttaaaggtctgtgaaaacaagggcaaggggctggtagtagaaaatgaagattctttgagccaagatgacatggaagatattgatgaacatctagcatttctttccagaaaatttgccaagctcaagttcaagaagaactttggagcagcaaagccaaatagaaacatggtggataaatcaaaattcaaatgtttcaaatgtggcttggtagggcactttgccagtgagtgtagaaagtcaaattccagcaagaaaaagtttgagcctgtggattataaacagaaatattttgagttgctcaaacaaaaggaaagggctttcattacacaagaaaatgactgggcagcagatggtctggatgaggatgaagatgtcagctatgtcaatctagccctaatggtcaagtctgatgaaacagagacaagttcttcaagtaatcaggtaatcaccactaacctagcacatttatctaaagttgagtgtaatgatgcaataaatgacatgtccacagaattatatcacttgcgtgttatacttaagtctcttactaaggaaaatgctaaaatcaaagaaaacaatttgtttttaagtgagaggaataatgtgctagaatctcagttcattgaatttgaaaaattgagaattgagtgtaaaattgctaaggatgaattaactgagtccttgaagaaagaagagatcttgaagaagcagcttgaacgagaacatgaggtgattaaggcatggaaaacatctagagatgttcacgctcaaatcaccaaagttcaaggtattgagtccttttctGATGCAGtctggaagaagaataaggagaagttACAATCCAACTTGGTTGagggattgctaacagatgtggactcgacggatgatgagagtcatccgtcggataaccaaaaggattatccttcgagtgacataaatcctcatccgtcggctgtgagcaaacctatgagtaaagccaaacttgccaagttaaatgaaaagtatggatcagtttccagaAACTTcattccaggagaatctagtcaagtgaagaaagAAAAGATAGTAAATGTTGGTCATTTGTCTATCaaacaattgaatgacagactagaaaagattgaggttaaaacatagactaaaaggaaaaacaatagaaatggtaaagtagggattaacaagcataacaactacacacctgatatgTATGCttcaagaaaaatatgtgttaagtgtggtagtgtaaatcatctgtctattaattgcaaaactgccatgcctacttccatatctgtgccacctcctttttttaacatgaatgccatgccttctatgcctatgaatgctatgtctgcacagaatatgaatgcacaatttgctaatatgccatttgcacctaatccttattatgttgcatttagtatgcctcaaattccatttagcattccctactggaataacatgtttactaatatcATGCCgtttcctgttaatcaaaatatgcatgataattctgttgtaatgaatggtttcaaaggttcaactcaaatgactaaggatgaatctgatatccccaagtcaaatgagataaagcctaaaaacagaaaaagaaagctaacaaggcgggacccaaggaaacttgggtaccaaaatcaacttgatttgattttaatgtgtgcagggaaacaaaaagaatctatggtacttggatagtggttgttcaagacacatgactggtgattctaccctgctcacagagttcgAAGAGAGAGCTGGcacaagtattacttttggagatgacagcaagggttatactgtgggatatggcttgattcctaaaaacaatgtcatcattgaggaggttgctttagtggatggtctcaagcataatttgttgagtatcagtcagttttgtgataaaggcaattcagtaaccttcacctcagaagcctgtgttgtgacaaacaagagaagcaacaacgtggttctcactggtgtgagaaacgggaatgtgtacttagctgacttcaactcatcaaatgcagaatatgttacttgtcttctcagtaaagcaagtcaagatgaaagttggctatggcacaagaaggtTTCCCATCTAatcttcaagaccatgaatgaacttgtaaagaaagaactggttaaaggtattcctcaagtggagttttctaaggatggactgtgtgatgcttgccaaaagggaaagcaaattaaagcatcattcagaaagaagcatgattcaacaattgaagaacatttgcaactgctacacatggatttgtttggaccagtcaatgtgttgtccatctcaaggaaaatattttacctagtaattgtagatgatttctcaaagttctcttggacatatttccttaagtctaaagatgaggctagtgaaatcatcatcaatcacataaggcaagtcaacaatcatcctgatttcaaagttagaagaatcaagagtgacaatggaactgagttcaagaattctgtcataaaagtattttatgaagaaaatgggattttgcatgaattttcagcagcaagaactccacaacaaaatggtgtagtagaaagaaagaacaggtcacttattgaagctgcaaggacaatgcttgaagagtctaagttaccaacatatttatgggctgaagctgtaaatactacatgctacactcagaatatttctctggttaatcaagcaaaatgcatgactccctatcaattgttcaagaacaagaagccaactctaaattttcttcatgtctttggctgcaaatgttatatcttgagaaatcaaactgatcagaatgggaagtttgatgctaaagcagatgaaggaaattttgttggatatgctgttggtaaaacatatagagtctacaatctgagaaccaacattgttgtggaatcaatacatgttgtgtttgatgataaaaagattgaatgactgcaagatggagattaccatgagagcctcaaatttgacaatgtggagatggttagtgatgacagtgatgatgaaagtgatcaagaaacaatatcaaaggataatgcagaaaaatccactaccaatgaagcacaaaattcaacatctgtcgagttgcaaaatacTTCATTTgttgggagacaatctgctttatccttCGGGAGATaacctgcttcatccgtcgatactcaaaattcaccatccgtcgggtcatcaaaagaagctgatagtcagaatagatcacttacataAAGTTCCCCTttcacaaatcaaagatccataaacttagggggagtttctaacaatcaaaactcaatcacacatcgagacaacaatgaggcctcttcatctagagctaatctacctcaacaaaggaaatggacaaaggatcacccctttgagctcatcattggtgatgtatcttctagaattcaaacaaggagagcaactcaggaagaatgtctatataacagcttcctctctaaggaagaaccaaagaaggtagaagaagctttattggatcctgattggattttgctatgcaggaggagctaaaccaatttgaaaggaataaggtgtggaagttggtacccaagcctaaaggaaagaatccaatagacaccaaatgggtattcagaaacaagatggatgaaaatggcataatagttaagaacaaagctagactggttgccaagggctattgtcaacaagaaggaatagattttgatgaaacatttgctcatgttgcaagacttgaagccatcataattttcttagcctatgcagcccatgccaatttcaaggtctatcaaatggatgccaaaagtgcctttctgaatggagatttggaggaggaagtctatgtcagtcaacctcctggttttgaagatccaaattttccagaatatgtctactatcttttgaaagcactttatggactgaaacaagcacctagagcctggtatgacactttgtcaaagtttcttttagagacttcactagaggtactgtagataaaaccttattctttagaaatgttaatggctctagtatacttgttcaaatttatgtagatgacattatttttggctctacggatgagaaactttgcaaaatgtTTTCCAAAATTGATGCCAAGTACgtatgaaataagcatgatgggagaactaacttactttcttggtttacaagttaagcaagttagtgatggaatattcattagtcaaactaaatatattatgatcttttaaagaagtttgatctaatggattgcacatctg
This sequence is a window from Apium graveolens cultivar Ventura chromosome 9, ASM990537v1, whole genome shotgun sequence. Protein-coding genes within it:
- the LOC141686651 gene encoding xyloglucan endotransglucosylase protein 1-like; protein product: MSLFLYRSNSQSNLAIISLLLLISMHMATQAPLAAANFYQNADITWGDQRAKILNGGRDLTLSLDEASGSGFQSKHEYLFGRFDMQLKLVPGNSAGTVTTFYLSSQGAGHDEIDFEFLGNSSGSPYTIHTNVYAQGKGDKEQQFQLWFDPTSSFHTYSIVWNPQKIIFLVDNNPIRVFNNYESIGVPFPKSQHMRVYASLWNADDWATQGGRLKTDWTKAPFTANYRNFNIDGCAKSSTASSCQSLSKSTASSNEGWRTQGLNAAGRNRLRWVQAKHMVYNYCSDKQRFASAIPAECKRSRFL